CGCCCATCGCCGGCACCACGCGCGACCGCGTGCGCGAGACGATCCAGATCGACGGCATCCCCATCCATATCATCGACACGGCCGGCCTGCGCGACGACGCGGCCGACGAGGTGGAGCGCATCGGCATCGAACGTACCTGGGACGCCATCCGCCGCGCCGACATCGTGCTGCACCTGGTGGACGCGGCCGACTACCTGGAACACGGCATCTCCGAGGTCGACGACCATATCGACGACCGCCTCAGCGGCCAGCTCCCACCCGGATCGCCCATCGTGCGCGTGGTCAACAAGATCGACCTGGCGCCGGCGGCGGGCCAGATGGGCTTTGGCGGCAACCGCCCGCACGTGGTGGCCGCCAACGGCCCGAACCCGACCGAGATCTGGATCTCCGCGCGCACCGGCGCCGGCATCGACCTGATGCGCCGCGAGCTGCTGCGCCTGATCGGCTGGCAATCGGGCAACGAAGGCACGTTCCTGGCCCGCGAACGCCACCTGACGGCGCTGCGCAGCGCCCAGTCCCACCTGGACTGCGCCGTCGAACGCGCCGAGCAGAACGCCCAGGCGCTGGACCTGTTCGCCGAGGAACTGCGCCTGGCGCAGGAGCACCTGAACAGCATCACCGGCGAGTTCACGAGCGACGACCTGCTCGGCACGATCTTCACGCGGTTTTGTATTGGGAAGTGAGGAGAGCCTGCCGATGAGCCGGGAAGGCCAATTGCTCGACAAGAAGTCGCTGCGCGCGGTATGGGGCAAGACGGCGGACTGGGCCGAACTGGTCAAGGATTGCGTGGCGTTTGCCAATGCAACGGGCGGACATCTGCTGCTGGGCATCGAGGACGACGAGACCAGCCCGCCCGCGCACCAGCATATCCCGAGCGAGTTGCCCGACATGCTCCGGCGCAAGCTCGCCGAGCGCACCGTCAACGTGGTGGCGCTTCCCAACGTCCGGACGGCCGACAACGGCGGCCAGTACATCGACCTGGCCATCCCGCGCTCCGCAGCCGTGGCGTCGACCACCGATGGCCGCTACTTCCTGCGCATCGCGGACCAGAGCAAGCCCGTCACCGGGGACGAGGTGATGCGCCTTGCCGCCGAGCGGACAGCCCTGCCGTGGGAGTCGCAGACCACCCTCCGCGTCCCCCGTAGCGAGCGCGATCCAGACAAGGTGCGCCGATTCCTCGATGCCCTGCGCGCGTCGGATCGCGTCAAGGCATCGGTCAAGGAGAAGGCAGACGAGGAGCTGCTCGATCATTACCAGTTGGCGCAGGGTCTGTATCTGACCCATCTCGGCATCCTCTGCGTCGGTCGGCAGGCGCATCGGGCGCAATTGTCGACGGCGCCGGTCATCCAGTTCGTCAAGTTCGACGAGCACGCCCAGAAGGTCAACAAATGGGTCTGGGACGACCATACGCTGAGTCCCATGGAGATGATCGAGGCGGTCTGGCAAGACGTGCCAGACTTCCGTGAACGGTACGAACTGCCCGACGGCCTGTACCGCCAGAATGTCCCGGCATTCGACGAAATCGTCGTGCGTGAGCTGCTGGTGAATGCCTTGGTCCATCGGCCCTACACGCAACGCGGCGATATCTTCCTGAACCTGTACCCCGACCGTCTGGAGGTGGTGAATCCCGGCCCGCTCCCGCTCGGCGTGACGCCACAGAACGTCCTGCATGTGACCGTACGCCGCAACGAACACCTTGCACGGGTGTTCCACGATCTCAAGCTCATGGAGCGAGAGGGCAGCGGCTTCGACAAGATCTACGAGGTGCTGCTGTCGCAAGGCAGGCCGGCGCCGGAGCTGACCGAAAGCCATGACCGGGTTCAGGTAACCGTGCGCCGCCGCATCGTCCAGCCCGACGTGATCGACTTCATCGCCAAGGCCGACCAGACGTACCATCTGACCCAGCGCGAACGCATCGCCATGGGATTGCTGGCCCAGCACGAGGGCCTGACCGCGCGGGAACTGGCCCAGGCGCTGGAACTGGCCTCGATCGACCTGCTACGCCCGTGGCTCAAGCGGCCGCTGGAGTGGCAACTGGTCCGCTGTACGGGCCGGACCCAGGCCACACGCTACTTTATCGATCCGCAACTGGTGCGCAGCCTTGACTTCACTGCCGCCACCACGCTCAAGCGCATCGAGCCGCACCGTCTTCTTGCGCTGATCGTCGAGGATGTGGAGCGCTATCCGCAGACCCGGATCGGCGACATCCACGCGCGCATCGGCCCGGAGATTCCGCGCTCCCGCATCCGGCGCGCCCTCGAACAACTGGTCAGGGAAGGCAGGCTGCTTCAGGAGGGCGTGCGCAGTGGTACACGCTATCGTGCTCCGTAACTTGGCGCAACGGCACGGCTATCTGCCCGCCGCGCGCCAAGTTGCTGAACCAAAACCGGCCCGAAGATGTCGTAACCCCTTGAAACGCAAGGAGTTGCCACTTGGCTCAACAATGTTGTATGCGCCAGGTTTCCGCGCCAAGCCGGCGTCTGAATCTGCCGCCGGTGCGAGTGCCACGTAGTCGCCAGCCGTCCCGCCCGAGCGCCAGCCACAACATGCCCGACGCTTCACGATCCCGCCTCCTCTCCCCCGGCGAACGCGCGCTCGCCCGGTCGATCTTTGCCGATACCATCGATTACACGCGCGTGCGTGTGCACCATCGCAACTACGTGTTCTGGCAGGGCGGGCACTACATCATCACGCCGAATGGCCAGATCTACCTTGGCCGCCGGCTGCGGGGGCTGACCGACTTCAGTGTGGCCAGCCTGGCGCTGCAGGGGCTGTTCATCCACGAGATGGCCCATGTCTGGCAGTACCAGCATGGGGTCAACGTGCTGCTGCGCGGGGCGGTTGAGCAGGTCAAGCACTTCCTGGGGTTCGACCAGTACCGCTACCGGCTCGATGCCGGCAAGCCGCTGGGCGCCTACAAGCTGGAGCAGCAGGGCGATATCCTGCGCGACTACTTTCTGGCGCGGCAGGGCCAGCGGGCGCCGTACGGGGCGGACGAGTACCTGGCCGCGCTCGGCGGGCCGGGCGGCACGCTCGTGTGATGCGCGCATGGCGCGCGCCGGCGAGGGTTTCCTCCAAGGTGTCGCGTTGACTTGCGGGGCGATGTGGCGGACCATCGGCCACAACGCAAACCGGAGTCCAACATGCCCCGCGTATCGAAAGCGGAAGCGGAAAAGAACCGCGCCATCATCGAACAGGTGTCGTCACGGCTGTTCCGCGAGCAGGGCTTTCATGGCATCAGCGTGGCCGATCTGATGGGCGCCGCCGGGCTCACGCACGGCGGGTTCTATGGCCACTTCGAATCGAAGGACGCGCTCGCAGCCATCGCCTGCGCGCGCGCGTTCGAGGAGTCCGAAGCCCGCTGGCGCAAGCGCGTGGGCGAGGCGCCGGACCGGGCCGCCGCGCGGTCGGCACTGGTCGATGGCTACCTGTCCGCGCGCAATCGCAACAATGCCGGCGCCGGGTGCCCGGTGGCCGCGCTGGCCAACGACGTGGCGCGCGAGCCCGACGACAAGCCCGTGCGCGGGGCCTTCCACGCGGGCGTGGAGCAGTTGCTGGACATCCTCGCCAGCGTCCAGCCCGGCGACGACGCCGCCGCGAACCGGCAGGCCGCGCTGGCGCAGATGGCGATGCTGGCCGGCGCGCTGACGCTGTCGCGCGCCACGCAGGGCACGCCGCTGTCGAACGAAATCCTGGCCGCCGCGCGCGCGGCGCTGCTGCCGGAAGGCTGAAAACCTGACGCCCGCGCCGGGCGCGCTACACTTGCGGACTTCGTCGTCCTGTCCGCCCGCCCCCGATGTTGAGCCGTACCAGACAAACCCTCGTCGCCGTCGTTGCCGTCTTCATCCTCTGCCTGCTCTGGTTCGTCGGCAACGAGAAAAGCGATCCGGTGCCCGCCGACCCCGCGGCCGATAACGTGGCCGCCGCCTCCGGCGCGCCCGCCAGCGTGCCGCGCGGCATCCCGCGCAACGGCACGCTCGACCCCATCAGCATCGACCCGAACCGCCCGGCCAACCTGCTGCCGCAGTATCCGGCCGACGCGCTGGCCGCCGACTACCGCAACGACGCCACCGCCGCGGACGAGCGCTATCGCGGCCAGTACTTCATTGTCGAAGGCGTGGCCAGCGGCATCCGGCGCGAGCAGGACAACGTCTTCCTGGAAATCCGCACCGACAACGCCAGCCAGGTCGTGCGCGCCGCGCTGCTGCGCCAGCAGATCTGCGGCCCGGCCGGGCGCACCTGCGAGGTGGAAGCGCGCGCCACGATGGTCCGGCGCGGCCAGAAGGTGGCCGTGGAATGTACCGGCGCGGGGCAGGGCGACGGCAACACGCCGCTGCTGGCCGACTGCCTGCTGCGGGGCGGCGCGAACTAGCCCGCACCAAGCGCCGCGCGAATCACTTCGACGATTTGCGGCCCGGCTCCCCCGCTGTTCTTCGCTTTGACGCGCCGCCGGCACGCCTACATTACGCAGGCATGCTGCCGGCAATGCGTCCCTGAACCGCCCTTCGCGCGGCATCCGGGCGGCCGGCTTCCTAGCCGACGCGCTATCAGGATCCGAAATGAAGAGAGCAACGATTGCGGCCGCGCTGGCCTTGCTGGCCACGGGCTGTTCCACTTACCAGAGCGTGACGCCGGTCGACCGCACCGAGATCATCGACCCGATCGCCGGGTTCCAGAATGGCGCCTTCGGCGGCCCGGCCCAGTTCCGCGTCGACGGCAACCGCATGGTCGGTGCCGATGGCGCGCTGTTCTGCGTCATCACCAACCAGGTCAACGGCAACGCCTACGTCGACAGCTTCGCCAGTGCGCTGCGCGCGCGCAACTTCGAGGTCAAGATGCTGCCGCCGTATTCGTCGGTGGCGTCCTGCCCGATGACGGCCATGTACGTGGCCCAGCGGCAGACCTACCTCGCGCCGTTCCTGGTGTCGGCCGACATCACGGTGTTCCGCAACGGCGAGCGCGTGGGCAAGGCCGTGTTCAACGCCAACCGCAGCGCGGGCGGCATCAACCTGAGCCATCTGATCCAGCCCGACACCAAGATCGAGGAACTGGTCGACCGGCTGTTCCCGGGCCTGAAACCGCAGCCCGTGCCGGCCCAGGCCGCGCCGGCTCCGGCTCCGGCGCCCGAGCAGGCGCCGGCCGCCGTCCCGGCCGCCTGACAGTCACGCCGCCGCGCCCGATCCGGCCGGACCGGGCGGGGCAGGGTCGTCAGGCCATCAGGCCAGGCGGAACACTTCCACCGCCTGACGCAGTTCCTGCGCCTGGTGGTGCAGGCTTTCGGCGGCCGCGGCGGCCTCCTCGACCAGCGCCGCGTTCTGCTGCGTGACGCTGTCCATCTCGGCCACGGCACCGCTGACCTGCGCCAGCCCCTGCGACTGCTCGCGCGACGCCACGCTGATGTCGCCCATCAGCGCCGCAATCGCTTCCACGCGCCGCACCATGTCGTCGATGGCCGTTCCGGCCTGCTGCACGGCCTCGTTGCCGCTCTTGAGGTCCGTCACGGTCCGCTCGATCAACTGCTTGATCTCGCCGGCCGCGTTGGCGCTGCGCTGCGCCAGGCTGCGCACCTCGCCGGCCACCACGGCAAACCCGCGCCCGTGCTCGCCCGCGCGCGCCGCTTCCACGGCGGCGTTCAGCGCCAGGATGTTGGTCTGGAACGCGATGCCGTCGATCATGCCGATGATGTCCACCACCTGCTGCGCGTTGCGATGGATATCGGCCATCGTGTCGACCACGCGGCCCACCGTCGTGCCGCCCGCGCGGGCCGCCTCGGCGGCGCTGGCGACGGCCTGGTTGGCGTCGTGCGCGTTGTCGGCGTTCTGCTTCACCGTCGCGGACAGTTCCTCGATGCTGGCCACCGTGCGCTCCAGGCTGCCGGCCTGCGCGGCCGTGCGCGACGACAGGTCGGCATTGCCGCTGGCGATCTGGCTCGTGCTACCCGCGATGGCGCCCACGCTGCCGCGCACCTTGTCCACGATGCCGGACAGGCCCTGGCCCACGCCGTCGATGGCGCGCATCAACTGGCCGATCTCGTCATTGCGCGGCGTATCCAGCCGCGCGGTCAGGTCGCCCGACGCCAGGCGCGCCGCGGCATCGGCGGCGGCGGCCAGCGGCTGGCTGACCATCCGGCGCAGCAGCCACCAGAACGCGGCCGACACCGCCAGCGCCGCCAGCAGGCCCCCGGCCAGGAAGCGGTTGCG
This sequence is a window from Cupriavidus pauculus. Protein-coding genes within it:
- a CDS encoding ATP-binding protein → MSREGQLLDKKSLRAVWGKTADWAELVKDCVAFANATGGHLLLGIEDDETSPPAHQHIPSELPDMLRRKLAERTVNVVALPNVRTADNGGQYIDLAIPRSAAVASTTDGRYFLRIADQSKPVTGDEVMRLAAERTALPWESQTTLRVPRSERDPDKVRRFLDALRASDRVKASVKEKADEELLDHYQLAQGLYLTHLGILCVGRQAHRAQLSTAPVIQFVKFDEHAQKVNKWVWDDHTLSPMEMIEAVWQDVPDFRERYELPDGLYRQNVPAFDEIVVRELLVNALVHRPYTQRGDIFLNLYPDRLEVVNPGPLPLGVTPQNVLHVTVRRNEHLARVFHDLKLMEREGSGFDKIYEVLLSQGRPAPELTESHDRVQVTVRRRIVQPDVIDFIAKADQTYHLTQRERIAMGLLAQHEGLTARELAQALELASIDLLRPWLKRPLEWQLVRCTGRTQATRYFIDPQLVRSLDFTAATTLKRIEPHRLLALIVEDVERYPQTRIGDIHARIGPEIPRSRIRRALEQLVREGRLLQEGVRSGTRYRAP
- a CDS encoding TetR/AcrR family transcriptional regulator; this translates as MPRVSKAEAEKNRAIIEQVSSRLFREQGFHGISVADLMGAAGLTHGGFYGHFESKDALAAIACARAFEESEARWRKRVGEAPDRAAARSALVDGYLSARNRNNAGAGCPVAALANDVAREPDDKPVRGAFHAGVEQLLDILASVQPGDDAAANRQAALAQMAMLAGALTLSRATQGTPLSNEILAAARAALLPEG
- a CDS encoding OB-fold putative lipoprotein, whose translation is MLSRTRQTLVAVVAVFILCLLWFVGNEKSDPVPADPAADNVAAASGAPASVPRGIPRNGTLDPISIDPNRPANLLPQYPADALAADYRNDATAADERYRGQYFIVEGVASGIRREQDNVFLEIRTDNASQVVRAALLRQQICGPAGRTCEVEARATMVRRGQKVAVECTGAGQGDGNTPLLADCLLRGGAN
- a CDS encoding Sbal_3080 family lipoprotein, with product MKRATIAAALALLATGCSTYQSVTPVDRTEIIDPIAGFQNGAFGGPAQFRVDGNRMVGADGALFCVITNQVNGNAYVDSFASALRARNFEVKMLPPYSSVASCPMTAMYVAQRQTYLAPFLVSADITVFRNGERVGKAVFNANRSAGGINLSHLIQPDTKIEELVDRLFPGLKPQPVPAQAAPAPAPAPEQAPAAVPAA